GGTGAGACCCTGAAGGAAATTTGGCCAAAACCCAAACGAAAGGGACGCCACGACCTGATCAGGGGATGGTTGAACGGCACGCCGCATCCGCAATCCAGCGCTAGGTGGCTCGTAGAGCAGGTCATCGATTTTGTCGCGTGATTTGCCCTTGGTTGGCAGAGCTTCCGGCCGTGTATGGTCATACCAGGGATGGGATTCACTGGTGCTCTTGGATGCAAACAGGGAAGCATGCTTATGAACGGCGTTTCGCAAAACGACTTCATAAGTGGAAACGATAGGCTGAAAAGATCCGGCAACAGCTTGGCCCCACAGGTAAGCACCGATCAGCTCAACGTCAGTGCTGCAGTTGAAGAATGACCGGTAAGCGTCAAGCCGGGGTTTCGCAATCAGTTCCATCGCCGCGCCGAGTTCGGCGGCCGTCGGAGCAGGACGTGCTGCTGGCGCGACGGGGACAGGGGCTGCAGACACTGGCGGTATGGTGGAAGCGGAGTTGCTCAAGGATGAAAAACCTTATATTATGGGCGGGTAGGCAGAGTGATCCCACTCCCGCACCTCTTCGAGGTACCTAAAGCCGGTGAAGCCACTTCTGTAAAAGAGTCGAAAGCCACCCTTGCGGTGGCTTTTGGCTTTTCAGGCCCTGATTTGTACGCTCGTAGGCAGCGATATCACTAGGCACTACCGAGAAGCCCGCCATCCTGCGGGCTTTTTTGTTGTTGGTCGCTTTCAAGCTTCTTCGTTACTTCTCTTTTCGCTATTTCCTGCAAGCGCAGGACAAGTCCACTCACATCGAAGCCTTTGCGCGCCTGGCCGCTTGGGCTAAGCGCTGAAGCGCGCTTCACAAAATGCTTCCGTTCGAGCGACTCAACGGCTCTTTGTACCGACCGGCTTGACACACCCATCCGCTTCGCCAGCATTGACACGCCGGGGAACGGCAACGAATCCGCTTGCCACCAGAAGTCCAGGATGTTCAGCAACACAACCATCTCACTGTTGGTCAGATCCAGTTCAGTTTGATACTTGAACAACAGGTGCGGCACGGGCTGAAACCCGCTGTTGACGGCGTCGCCCCAGCGAATCCTTACCGCTTCCTTTTCGCGTTCGATGAACATGAACCAAACTTTACATGCTTCCGGCGTAAAAATCTATTCTTCTATATATTCGCGACAAAAGCGTCGCTTTTTCCGAGGCAACGCTTGAAGCTGTGAGTCGTGATGGCAAAGGACACACACCGAATTATTTTTGCTTGCATGCTTGCAAACAACCGGTGCAAGCATTTATGCTTGCACCTAACTTAATGCAAGCATAACCGGAGCTGTCGCATGGAACCGAAGGACGTAAAAAAGCAGGCAGCAGCGAAGGCTCGCGCAAGTTCACTGAGCTCTGAAGATCGCTCTGCGATCGCCAAACAGGCCGCAGGAAAGCGCTGGGCCAAGGAGCATGGCCTGCCTCAAGCACAGTTTGGATCTGGTGAATCACCGCTGATGATTGGCGGAATTCAAATTGACTGTTATGTGCTTGATGACGGTCGCCGTGTGCTGACGCAAGAGAGTTTTCTTACCAGCATCGGACGGGCAGCAAAGGCGAAGGGCGGCCAAGGCGTCCGAACGGCCGTCGATAAGTTGCCCCCGTTTATCGCTGCGTCCAATTTACAGCCGTTTGTGGAACGCGAGCTATCTCAAGCGACCGCGCCCATCGAATTCGTAACGCCTAGCGGCGCGCGCGTACTCGGATATCCGGCGGAAATGCTACCGGAGGTCTGCAGAGTCTATCTGGCGGCACGCGACGAAGGCGCTCTGTTACCTAGTCAGAAACACATCGCAGAGCGCGCAGACATGCTGGTGCGAGCGCTTGCGAGCGTGGGTATCGTTGCCCTCGTCGACGAAGCCACAGGCTACCAAGAAGTCCGCGATAAAAAAGCGCTTGCTGCACTGCTGGACAAGTATCTTCGTCAAGAATTCGCTAAATGGGCGAAGAGATTTCCTGACTCGTTCTATAAAGAGATGTTTCGGCTTCGAGAGTGGCCATACCCAACCGTTTCGGGAGGCAAACCTGGCGTTGTCGGAAAGTACACAATGGATATCGTATATGACCGCTTAGCTCCAGGCCTCGTCCAAGAACTTGAGACGCGTAATCCTAAGAACGAGTCTGGCCGGCGCGCCGCTAAGCATCATCAATGGCTATCGGATGATGTTGGCCACCCGGCTTTGAGCGAACACATTCATGCCGTCACCGGGCTGATGCGGGCATGCGATAACTGGACACAGTTTATCGGCATGTTGGATCGAGCCTTCCCAAGAAAAGGGGACTCGCTGCGACTTGAAGGATTCGAGTGAATCCTGCGGTGCGTGATGACATAACGCTACCCGATAGCCAACCCTCGTCCTAATAACGAACTCAATCCAACGACAACGGAATTATCGTCGTTTGCCCGTGACGTTCTGCTCGGGACGTCTGGGTCATCGCCTACGAAAGCTCCAAATTTCTCGGGACGCGTTCTCCAGAGCCGGAACATTCT
This genomic stretch from Caballeronia sp. SL2Y3 harbors:
- a CDS encoding Abi family protein, with product MSNSASTIPPVSAAPVPVAPAARPAPTAAELGAAMELIAKPRLDAYRSFFNCSTDVELIGAYLWGQAVAGSFQPIVSTYEVVLRNAVHKHASLFASKSTSESHPWYDHTRPEALPTKGKSRDKIDDLLYEPPSAGLRMRRAVQPSPDQVVASLSFGFWPNFLQGLTKFQRQKILHEIFPYYPNGSPKHWSFDANVNSLIDTLKKIQDLRNRIAHYEPVWKPHRLTGSERHWSQAVLGLRNEHARILDVLQWCCPATPVLYKVSFGWRAFNIICTTAAVQAYMATPFAPYP
- a CDS encoding helix-turn-helix domain-containing protein — encoded protein: MFIEREKEAVRIRWGDAVNSGFQPVPHLLFKYQTELDLTNSEMVVLLNILDFWWQADSLPFPGVSMLAKRMGVSSRSVQRAVESLERKHFVKRASALSPSGQARKGFDVSGLVLRLQEIAKREVTKKLESDQQQKSPQDGGLLGSA
- a CDS encoding P63C domain-containing protein, with the translated sequence MEPKDVKKQAAAKARASSLSSEDRSAIAKQAAGKRWAKEHGLPQAQFGSGESPLMIGGIQIDCYVLDDGRRVLTQESFLTSIGRAAKAKGGQGVRTAVDKLPPFIAASNLQPFVERELSQATAPIEFVTPSGARVLGYPAEMLPEVCRVYLAARDEGALLPSQKHIAERADMLVRALASVGIVALVDEATGYQEVRDKKALAALLDKYLRQEFAKWAKRFPDSFYKEMFRLREWPYPTVSGGKPGVVGKYTMDIVYDRLAPGLVQELETRNPKNESGRRAAKHHQWLSDDVGHPALSEHIHAVTGLMRACDNWTQFIGMLDRAFPRKGDSLRLEGFE